The following proteins come from a genomic window of Macrobrachium rosenbergii isolate ZJJX-2024 chromosome 37, ASM4041242v1, whole genome shotgun sequence:
- the LOC136825371 gene encoding E3 ubiquitin-protein ligase CCNB1IP1-like, whose translation MEEGRLTLTCNYRGCRRALESVAWVTNCFHVFCNDHGSLLIKTSSECQACGTLLSEENNLVRVTLNPREYFRNMALMGLPPEHALEISRRAISFWSYQMEQEHRFQASVSKRYKEGIKITQSYYEQELRTLEGHNQALWRQLERIQQELQRIRGEKELLNEKLIENQSCQRPNFGLDPARKRIGISVIDEMITNKIPHGLATLNPQLPNPAVPTSGVAFPPMEVKLSRTTDTSPRLSHLDLAVSHPATSLGTFIQRQPSTSGMDLGKGVDSCFQTHEVHPSKVSIQHLQCSHHQQAPVIKDQELQPTSASPWEINLPSSRHNSASTQALSSVKYKEFVFAPVLQENRSDQAMSCQSSTKSF comes from the exons ATGGAGGAAGGAAGATTGACACTGACTTGCAACTACAGAGGATGCCGTCGAGCTTTGGAAAGTGTAGCCTGGGTCACGAATTGTTTTCATGTCTTCTGCAACGACCACGGAAGTCTGCTCATAAAG ACTTCAAGTGAATGCCAAGCCTGCGGAACCCTCCTCTCAGAAGAGAATAACTTGGTAAGAGTGACTCTAAATCCTCGAGAATACTTTAGAAAT ATGGCACTGATGGGCCTTCCGCCGGAGCACGCGCTTGAAATAAGTCGCCGAGCCATCAGCTTTTGGAGTTACCAG ATGGAACAGGAACATAGGTTCCAGGCTAGTGTTTCGAAACGATACAAAGAAGGCATCAAAATCACCCAGAGCTATTACGAACAGGAGCTTAGGACTCTCGAAGGTCACAACCAAGCTTTATGGAGGCAGCTTGAAa GAATACAGCAGGAACTCCAGAGAATACGAGGAGAGAAGGAACTCCTGAATGAAAAATTGATTGAGAATCAGTCGTGCCAGAGGCCCAAT TTTGGTCTTGACCCCGCGAGGAAACGCATTGGGATTTCTGTGATAGACGAAATGATTACAAACAAGATACCTCACGGGCTGGCCACATTGAATCCTCAACTTCCCAATCCTGCGGTGCCCACATCAGGCGTAGCATTTCCACCAATGGAGGTTAAGCTGTCCAGGACTACAGATACCTCTCCGAGACTTTCTCACTTGGACTTGGCAGTCTCGCATCCTGCCACATCCTTGGGGACTTTCATCCAGAGACAG CCAAGCACAAGCGGAATGGATCTCGGCAAGGGAGTTGATAGTTGTTTTCAGACTCACGAAGTTCATCCTTCAAAAGTAAGTATTCAACAtttgcagtgcagccatcatcAGCAAGCACCTGTCATCAAGGATCAGGAGCTTCAACCTACTTCTGCTTCTCCCTGGGAAATAAATCTGCCCAGTTCAAGACACAACAGTGCATCTACTCAGGCTCTCTCCTCTGTCAAATACAAAG AGTTTGTTTTTGCCCCTGTCTTGCAAGAGAACCGGTCTGACCAGGCAATGAGCTGTCAGAGTTCCACCAAAAGTTTCTAA